In the Terriglobales bacterium genome, one interval contains:
- the rpmE gene encoding 50S ribosomal protein L31: MKEKIHPAYKEVRVMCACGNNFTTRSTHKGDIHLEICSNCHPFFTGKQKLIDTAGRVERFRRKYAKADSQKEAAAAREAAAKK; the protein is encoded by the coding sequence ATGAAAGAGAAGATCCATCCCGCTTACAAGGAAGTGCGCGTGATGTGCGCCTGCGGGAACAACTTCACCACACGCTCGACGCACAAGGGCGACATCCATCTCGAGATCTGCTCCAACTGCCACCCCTTCTTCACCGGCAAGCAGAAGCTGATCGACACCGCCGGCCGGGTGGAGCGGTTCCGCCGGAAGTACGCCAAGGCCGACTCGCAGAAGGAAGCCGCGGCCGCGCGCGAAGCCGCCGCCAAGAAGTGA
- the dusB gene encoding tRNA dihydrouridine synthase DusB, translating into MKKHFENPVPDERATIHDARVPAAVRIGAVELRPATVLAPMAGVTDTVFRRFIRSVSFLNESGAMADYDPKVLRPVTPSDPNGCGLIMTEFTSADGVTKTKKAKVLKRYLGYLDDEHPLAAQLFGSDPKVLSDAAKLVEDMGFDTVDLNLGCPAKKVVKCNGGSGLLRDLPQIERIFSTVRASVRIPFTVKFRMGWNDSEIVCVEVAKLAESCGLNAVALHARTREQGYAGEARWEWIAAVKAAVGIPVIGNGDIRTPEDAAAMVAETGCDAVMIGRTAASNPWIFRQIAQYTLTGRYEVPAERDRYEMIRRYFRMLLENEDLPGAFGKMKQFASYFTHGVPGGAHLRKLIYDAKTEQAVLDAVDSFFEKPVAATA; encoded by the coding sequence ATGAAGAAGCACTTCGAAAACCCGGTGCCGGACGAGCGCGCGACGATCCACGACGCGCGCGTGCCGGCGGCGGTGCGCATCGGCGCGGTCGAGCTGCGCCCGGCGACGGTGCTGGCGCCGATGGCCGGCGTCACCGACACGGTGTTTCGCCGCTTCATCCGCAGCGTCAGCTTCCTGAACGAGTCCGGCGCGATGGCGGACTACGACCCCAAGGTCCTGCGCCCGGTCACGCCCTCGGACCCCAACGGCTGCGGCCTCATCATGACCGAGTTCACCTCGGCCGACGGCGTCACCAAGACGAAGAAGGCCAAGGTCCTCAAGCGCTACCTCGGCTACCTCGACGACGAGCATCCGCTGGCGGCGCAGCTGTTCGGCTCCGACCCCAAGGTGCTCTCCGACGCCGCCAAGCTAGTCGAGGACATGGGCTTCGACACCGTGGACCTCAACCTCGGGTGCCCGGCGAAGAAGGTGGTGAAGTGCAACGGCGGCTCCGGGCTGCTGCGCGACCTGCCGCAGATCGAGCGCATCTTCTCGACCGTCCGCGCGAGCGTGCGGATCCCGTTCACGGTGAAGTTCCGCATGGGGTGGAACGATTCGGAGATCGTGTGCGTGGAGGTCGCGAAGCTGGCCGAGAGCTGCGGGCTGAACGCGGTCGCGCTGCACGCGCGCACGCGCGAGCAGGGTTACGCGGGCGAGGCGCGCTGGGAGTGGATCGCCGCGGTGAAGGCCGCGGTCGGGATCCCGGTCATCGGGAACGGGGACATCCGCACGCCCGAGGACGCGGCCGCGATGGTCGCCGAGACCGGCTGCGACGCCGTGATGATCGGGCGCACCGCGGCGTCGAACCCGTGGATCTTCCGGCAGATCGCGCAGTACACGCTCACCGGGCGGTACGAGGTGCCGGCCGAGCGCGACCGCTACGAGATGATCCGGCGGTACTTCCGGATGCTGCTGGAGAACGAAGACCTGCCGGGCGCGTTCGGCAAGATGAAGCAGTTCGCGTCGTACTTCACGCACGGCGTTCCCGGCGGCGCGCACCTGCGCAAGCTGATCTACGACGCCAAGACCGAGCAGGCGGTTTTGGATGCGGTGGATTCGTTCTTCGAGAAGCCCGTCGCCGCAACGGCGTAA